Proteins encoded within one genomic window of Bacillus sp. F19:
- a CDS encoding ABC transporter permease — protein sequence MSLPSLQEQQTAIIKQEKVVTPFQQKLRVFLQNKLAIAGSFLVLFFVIIAITAPLIAPQGIDEQELSKRLLPPSSEHWFGTDDFGRDIFSRVLFGARISLWVGFFSVLGSAIVGTLLGIMAGYYGRVIDTIISRIFDIMLAFPSILLAIAIVAILGPSLQNALIAIAVINIPNFGRLIRAKVLCVKEEEYIHAAKAVGTSDTRILLVHVLPNSLSPIIVQASLAIATAIIEAAALGFLGLGAQAPNPEWGKMLADSKQYLVQAPWTLFFPGLAIMLTVLGFNLMGDGLRDALDPKGKH from the coding sequence ATGTCACTACCATCGCTGCAGGAGCAGCAGACTGCCATTATAAAACAGGAGAAGGTTGTCACTCCTTTTCAGCAGAAGCTGCGCGTCTTTTTACAAAATAAATTAGCAATCGCAGGAAGCTTTCTCGTCCTTTTCTTTGTTATTATTGCAATCACAGCACCGCTGATTGCCCCTCAAGGCATTGATGAGCAGGAGCTCTCAAAGAGATTGCTTCCTCCTTCATCTGAGCATTGGTTTGGAACGGACGATTTTGGCCGGGATATTTTTTCAAGAGTCCTGTTTGGGGCAAGAATTTCCCTGTGGGTTGGCTTTTTCTCAGTCCTTGGATCAGCAATAGTGGGAACACTTCTTGGTATTATGGCAGGCTATTACGGCCGTGTCATTGATACCATCATTTCAAGGATTTTTGATATCATGCTTGCCTTTCCGAGCATCCTGCTTGCCATTGCGATTGTTGCTATTTTAGGACCTTCCCTGCAGAATGCACTGATCGCCATTGCTGTCATTAACATTCCGAACTTTGGCAGGCTGATCAGAGCGAAAGTGCTATGTGTAAAAGAAGAAGAGTACATACATGCAGCAAAAGCGGTCGGAACAAGCGATACCCGAATTCTGCTTGTTCATGTTCTGCCGAATAGCCTTTCGCCGATTATTGTACAAGCTTCTCTTGCAATTGCAACTGCCATTATTGAAGCGGCTGCTCTTGGATTCCTTGGACTTGGCGCACAGGCTCCAAATCCTGAATGGGGGAAAATGCTTGCCGATTCCAAGCAATATTTAGTTCAGGCTCCGTGGACACTGTTTTTCCCCGGCCTTGCCATTATGCTTACCGTTCTTGGGTTTAACTTAATGGGTGACGGACTTCGGGATGCACTCGATCCAAAAGGGAAGCATTAA
- a CDS encoding YdhK family protein → MKKKKLTIFLSLIMAVSLSLGACGNSAGDQGEKKEVSEHMDHGSMNHSSSGEVPEGLKEAESPSYEVGSKAIIKTDHMEGMNGAEAVISGAFDTTVYAISYTPEGGGDPVVNHKWIIHEEIKNAPEQPLKAGDEVTVEASHMEGMEGAESVIDSAEKTTVYMVDYTPEGGGEEVKNHKWVTESELAKAE, encoded by the coding sequence ATGAAGAAAAAGAAACTGACTATCTTTTTATCGCTGATCATGGCCGTTTCATTGTCACTTGGTGCTTGCGGGAACAGTGCAGGGGATCAAGGAGAAAAAAAGGAAGTTTCGGAACATATGGATCATGGCAGTATGAACCACTCAAGCTCTGGAGAAGTGCCTGAAGGGTTAAAAGAGGCGGAAAGTCCATCTTATGAAGTAGGAAGTAAAGCCATTATCAAAACCGATCATATGGAAGGTATGAATGGTGCCGAAGCTGTGATTTCGGGTGCATTTGATACAACTGTTTATGCCATCTCCTATACTCCTGAAGGCGGCGGAGATCCTGTTGTGAATCATAAATGGATTATTCATGAAGAAATCAAGAATGCTCCTGAACAACCGTTAAAAGCAGGAGATGAAGTAACTGTCGAGGCGAGCCATATGGAAGGCATGGAGGGCGCGGAGTCTGTCATTGATTCTGCTGAAAAAACAACGGTATATATGGTCGATTACACCCCTGAAGGCGGCGGTGAAGAAGTAAAAAATCACAAATGGGTGACAGAAAGTGAGTTAGCCAAAGCTGAATAA
- a CDS encoding aromatic acid exporter family protein, translating to MKLGARIIKTGIAITLALYLATLLKIPSPAFAGIAAIFAIQPTIYRSYLTVIEQVQANIIGAAFAILFGLIFGPHPFVIGLTVIIVIAINLKIKIENTIPVSIVTVIAILESPGEDFIEFSLIRFGTVLLGVLSAFIVNLIFIPPKYETKLYYRIVDNTEEIIKWIRINMREVSDYSELKTDIEKIKDKMIKLDQLYLLYKEERAYFKRNIYAKSRKLVLFRQMLVTSNRSLDTLKKLHRLENELHHLPEDFKEILVNELDYLIDFHERSLLKFIGKIKPQSTNDLIKEGQFNKQELVDTFMKFKGNCIDQECFYHLLPLIAIIIDYSEQLEHLDTLINSFHNYHKDENELQINEIEENS from the coding sequence ATGAAACTTGGTGCCCGCATTATAAAAACGGGGATTGCCATTACGCTGGCTCTATACTTAGCCACGTTATTAAAAATACCGTCTCCCGCGTTTGCAGGTATCGCAGCCATTTTTGCGATCCAGCCAACCATATATCGCTCTTATCTAACTGTCATTGAGCAAGTTCAGGCAAATATCATCGGAGCAGCCTTTGCCATATTGTTCGGGCTGATCTTTGGTCCCCACCCGTTTGTTATAGGTTTAACTGTGATTATTGTCATAGCGATTAATTTAAAAATAAAAATTGAAAATACGATTCCTGTATCCATCGTTACAGTTATTGCGATCTTAGAAAGTCCTGGGGAAGATTTCATTGAATTTTCTCTCATCCGTTTTGGAACGGTCCTGCTCGGAGTTTTATCGGCCTTCATAGTCAACTTAATCTTTATCCCGCCTAAATACGAAACAAAGCTATATTACAGGATTGTGGACAATACGGAGGAAATAATCAAATGGATCCGCATTAACATGAGGGAGGTTTCCGATTACAGCGAACTGAAAACAGACATTGAGAAAATAAAAGATAAAATGATTAAGCTTGATCAGCTTTATCTGCTGTATAAGGAAGAACGGGCTTATTTCAAAAGAAATATCTATGCAAAATCGCGCAAGCTCGTCCTGTTCAGGCAAATGCTTGTTACATCGAATCGTTCCCTGGATACCCTGAAAAAGCTCCACAGGCTGGAAAATGAATTGCATCACCTTCCAGAGGATTTTAAAGAGATTCTTGTCAATGAGCTGGACTATTTGATCGATTTTCATGAAAGAAGCCTCCTGAAATTTATAGGCAAAATTAAACCGCAGTCCACAAATGACCTCATTAAGGAAGGCCAGTTTAACAAGCAGGAGCTCGTCGATACTTTTATGAAATTTAAAGGAAACTGCATTGATCAGGAATGCTTCTATCACCTGCTCCCTCTTATCGCTATCATCATTGACTATAGCGAGCAGCTGGAACATTTGGATACTCTAATAAACAGCTTCCATAATTATCATAAAGATGAAAATGAGCTTCAAATTAATGAAATCGAAGAAAACAGCTGA
- a CDS encoding glutamate synthase, whose translation MKENWSPSKFKEYYNAEHDACGIVSVIEKRNVPTKENIDLCIDALITMNHRAGFINGEGDGVGIHIDIPRALWKQKLADANLDQQLAERGDFIVGHLFLSKNESPDKLKKEIKNLLSEKNFELVFETDKVTTSSALGPIALQEEPLFWQFAMIPAGKHDSLNKDLFELTIQIEKNLNVHVASLSQHAAVYKVMGAGDVLPKFYHDLANPLAASTMTLGHNRYSTNTLSTFFRVQPFSLLGHNGEINTIAKLRDEARMMNVPLTDGGSDSQDLNRTIETLVARDGYSLFEALDVLFPPIINEIKAYPDHLQDLYTYIREAWGHFAQGPAGIISRFADEAVFSVDALGLRPLWKVESKSSYIFASEPGIIPASLYAGEPKPLGPGEKLGLKWNKDVIELFEYPSLQEEVYKRFSGRTDIDGYRRRLAHPVSKGKCSASPIFKVHNGHYAAFGWDREHIQLLEQMAEKGAEPIRSLGHDGPLAAIHPDRKNIADFIKESVAVVTNPAIDRDRESEHFSIRSVIGKRPSLTEQQEKTAMIELPSPLLLEGKLGIMASEHIEQLPYEEVIETFSKEKQLYVLSAVYSESESLKDALDRLKLEAIQAVNEGAVLLVLDDQEAHQNGKLWIDPHLITSVIDQALVKASLRRNCSIVLRTGAIRSLHDIMIAYGLGANLISPYILFATVVEEESAKPAVNLYESLNKGLEKVISTIGIHELRGYGRLFSAIGLNEEIEKELNIVNFLGSRSLKYNFESLKADALERSQDFENEKARPSKTFHIFPRIWKAIGDVAKTGSYDGYREKLTEQEESNPITIRHLTDLKTAKTAVPKEKVNIGVGEHSLPFVIASMSFGSQNETAFRAYAEAAEQLNMVSLNGEGGEIKDMLGKYPRTRGQQIASGRFGVNAELLNSSNLLEIKIGQGAKPGEGGHLPGSKVTAKIAESRNATIGSDLISPSNNHDIYSIEDLAQMISELKTANDQAKVSVKVPVVPNIGTIAVGIAKAGADIITLSGFDGGTGAARIHALQHVGLPVEIGVKAAHNALLEAGLREKVELWADGGIKSALDVMKVVLLGANRVGFGTLSMIAIGCTTCRGCHLDTCHVGIATQIESEAQAKEHGLRRFVPRKYDPAVQGLVNMFSAFGSELQALTASLGFTNLQELVGRSDLLEQTRGKEEMDLSLLLETLDIQNLSHKEVAASLESKRLAVAAGAEYLDYDDNELHDSREFSSVTSEQRILGSRVSCHRVRGRLDGSYKKLDDVELYYKEGSIPGNGLGAYNSSGINIRVEGGAQDGTGKTSFGGSIQVFKSKGTDGKYYNGSVGKGFGYGAQSGLLLVQGNADARAGIRLSGADMIIGGKIDKPIPANEKGNIGVNANIKGFAFEYMTNGRGLVMGDPGPWICAGMTGGVVYVRHQPELGLTKQAIERRIAKGAKIDISPLNSKGLSDVSELLTTYIEALKRHGQNDEAEELKPLLQDLKNNFIQLVPVKEQADPSVSTE comes from the coding sequence ATGAAAGAAAATTGGAGCCCAAGTAAGTTTAAGGAATATTACAACGCAGAGCATGACGCTTGCGGCATTGTATCAGTCATCGAAAAACGGAACGTGCCGACTAAAGAAAACATTGATTTATGTATAGATGCATTGATTACGATGAATCACCGCGCCGGGTTTATAAACGGCGAAGGAGACGGTGTCGGCATTCATATTGATATTCCTAGAGCCCTGTGGAAGCAGAAGCTTGCAGACGCAAATCTTGATCAGCAACTAGCCGAGCGTGGCGATTTTATCGTCGGACACCTCTTTTTGTCTAAAAACGAAAGCCCTGATAAATTGAAAAAAGAAATTAAAAACCTTCTATCCGAAAAGAATTTCGAACTTGTTTTCGAAACAGATAAAGTCACAACATCATCTGCATTAGGACCCATCGCCCTGCAAGAAGAACCTCTCTTTTGGCAATTTGCCATGATTCCAGCCGGCAAGCATGATTCTCTTAATAAGGATCTTTTTGAGCTGACGATTCAGATTGAGAAAAACCTCAATGTACATGTCGCATCACTCAGTCAGCATGCTGCTGTTTATAAGGTTATGGGTGCGGGAGATGTCCTTCCGAAGTTTTATCATGATCTTGCAAATCCGCTTGCAGCATCAACGATGACTCTTGGCCATAACAGGTATTCTACTAATACATTATCTACTTTTTTTCGTGTGCAGCCATTTAGCCTGTTAGGTCATAACGGTGAAATCAATACAATTGCAAAGCTTCGTGACGAAGCAAGAATGATGAATGTTCCGCTTACAGACGGCGGAAGTGATTCTCAAGACTTGAACAGAACGATTGAAACATTGGTGGCAAGAGACGGCTATAGCCTGTTTGAAGCACTGGACGTTCTTTTTCCTCCCATTATTAATGAAATTAAAGCATATCCAGACCACCTTCAGGACTTATACACGTATATTCGTGAAGCTTGGGGCCATTTCGCACAAGGTCCTGCAGGCATTATCTCGAGATTCGCAGATGAAGCAGTATTCAGCGTAGATGCTTTGGGACTCAGACCATTATGGAAGGTAGAATCAAAATCTTCCTATATATTTGCATCTGAACCGGGAATCATTCCGGCTTCTCTTTATGCAGGCGAGCCTAAACCGCTTGGACCTGGCGAGAAGCTTGGCCTTAAATGGAACAAGGATGTTATCGAACTGTTTGAGTATCCTTCTCTTCAGGAGGAAGTCTATAAAAGATTTTCAGGCAGAACAGATATTGACGGGTACCGCAGAAGATTGGCGCATCCAGTCAGCAAAGGCAAATGTTCAGCGTCTCCTATTTTCAAGGTTCACAATGGACATTACGCTGCATTCGGCTGGGATCGCGAGCACATTCAGCTGCTTGAGCAAATGGCTGAAAAAGGAGCAGAGCCGATTCGCTCACTCGGCCATGATGGCCCACTTGCAGCAATTCATCCAGACCGGAAAAACATTGCTGACTTTATTAAAGAAAGTGTTGCTGTTGTTACCAATCCGGCGATTGACCGTGATCGCGAGTCAGAGCATTTCTCCATCCGCTCTGTAATCGGGAAACGCCCTTCACTGACTGAGCAGCAGGAAAAAACAGCTATGATTGAGCTTCCTTCACCATTATTGCTTGAAGGCAAGCTTGGAATAATGGCATCTGAGCATATTGAACAGCTTCCATATGAAGAAGTTATCGAGACATTCTCTAAGGAAAAACAGCTGTATGTCCTATCTGCTGTGTACTCTGAAAGTGAGAGCCTGAAAGACGCTCTTGACCGTCTGAAGCTTGAAGCTATTCAAGCTGTAAACGAAGGCGCTGTATTACTTGTGCTTGACGATCAGGAAGCCCATCAAAACGGAAAGCTGTGGATTGATCCTCACTTGATTACTTCCGTTATTGATCAGGCATTGGTTAAAGCAAGCCTGCGAAGAAACTGCTCGATCGTTCTTCGCACAGGAGCCATCAGATCCCTGCATGACATTATGATTGCATACGGTCTTGGAGCAAATTTAATCAGTCCATATATCCTTTTTGCTACTGTTGTTGAGGAAGAATCAGCAAAACCTGCTGTTAACTTGTATGAATCATTGAACAAAGGACTTGAGAAGGTCATTTCTACAATCGGCATTCATGAGCTAAGAGGATATGGACGACTCTTCTCGGCTATCGGATTGAATGAGGAAATCGAAAAAGAGCTTAACATTGTAAACTTCTTAGGCTCTCGTTCTCTTAAATACAATTTTGAAAGCCTCAAAGCGGATGCACTTGAACGAAGCCAGGACTTTGAAAATGAAAAAGCCCGTCCGAGCAAGACGTTCCACATTTTCCCGAGAATCTGGAAAGCGATTGGCGATGTTGCAAAAACGGGCAGTTATGACGGTTATCGCGAAAAACTGACAGAGCAGGAAGAAAGCAATCCGATTACCATTCGTCATTTAACTGACTTAAAAACAGCTAAAACTGCCGTGCCAAAAGAAAAAGTAAATATCGGAGTCGGAGAGCACAGTCTTCCATTCGTGATCGCCTCCATGTCCTTCGGTTCACAAAATGAAACAGCATTCCGTGCTTATGCAGAAGCCGCTGAACAATTAAATATGGTAAGTCTAAACGGTGAAGGCGGAGAAATTAAAGATATGCTCGGTAAATATCCGCGCACACGCGGACAGCAAATCGCATCAGGAAGATTTGGCGTAAATGCAGAGCTTCTGAACTCTTCCAACCTCCTGGAAATTAAAATCGGCCAGGGAGCGAAGCCTGGTGAAGGCGGTCACTTGCCGGGTTCAAAAGTAACTGCGAAAATTGCAGAATCCAGGAATGCCACGATCGGATCAGATCTCATCTCGCCGTCAAATAACCACGATATCTACTCGATTGAGGATTTGGCGCAAATGATTTCTGAACTGAAAACAGCTAATGATCAGGCAAAGGTTTCCGTTAAAGTTCCTGTTGTTCCTAACATCGGAACGATAGCAGTAGGAATTGCAAAAGCCGGAGCTGACATCATCACGCTGAGCGGATTTGACGGCGGTACTGGTGCAGCCCGCATCCATGCACTTCAGCATGTTGGGCTGCCTGTTGAAATCGGTGTTAAAGCAGCACATAACGCATTACTCGAAGCTGGATTGCGTGAAAAAGTAGAGCTTTGGGCAGACGGCGGAATTAAAAGTGCACTCGACGTTATGAAAGTCGTTCTGCTTGGAGCGAACCGCGTCGGTTTTGGAACATTATCGATGATTGCAATCGGCTGTACAACATGCCGCGGCTGTCATTTAGATACATGCCACGTGGGGATTGCCACTCAAATTGAATCAGAAGCACAGGCAAAAGAGCATGGCTTAAGACGCTTTGTTCCAAGAAAATACGATCCTGCTGTACAGGGCCTTGTTAATATGTTCAGCGCATTCGGTTCAGAGCTTCAGGCACTGACAGCATCACTTGGATTTACAAATCTTCAGGAACTTGTCGGAAGATCTGACTTGCTTGAGCAAACGCGCGGCAAAGAAGAAATGGATCTTTCACTCTTGCTTGAAACATTGGATATTCAAAATCTTTCTCATAAAGAAGTTGCAGCAAGCTTAGAAAGCAAACGTCTCGCTGTTGCAGCCGGAGCTGAGTATTTAGATTACGATGACAATGAACTTCATGATTCAAGAGAATTCTCGAGCGTTACATCTGAACAGCGCATCCTCGGCAGCCGGGTTTCCTGTCACAGAGTGCGCGGCCGTCTCGATGGCTCTTACAAAAAACTGGATGACGTTGAGCTTTATTATAAAGAAGGCTCTATTCCAGGAAACGGTCTTGGCGCCTATAATTCAAGCGGCATTAATATCCGTGTTGAAGGCGGAGCGCAGGATGGCACAGGCAAAACGTCATTTGGAGGCAGTATCCAAGTATTCAAATCTAAAGGAACTGACGGAAAGTACTACAACGGTTCAGTCGGTAAAGGATTTGGCTATGGCGCGCAAAGCGGCCTGCTGCTTGTACAAGGCAATGCGGATGCACGCGCTGGAATTCGCCTCTCAGGAGCAGACATGATTATTGGCGGTAAGATTGATAAGCCAATTCCTGCAAATGAGAAGGGTAATATTGGAGTAAACGCCAATATTAAAGGATTTGCGTTTGAATACATGACAAACGGCAGAGGACTTGTCATGGGAGATCCAGGCCCATGGATTTGTGCAGGGATGACTGGCGGGGTTGTGTATGTCAGACATCAGCCTGAGCTTGGATTAACAAAGCAGGCCATAGAACGCCGAATTGCAAAAGGCGCTAAAATTGATATTTCACCTCTAAATTCAAAAGGCCTGAGTGATGTATCAGAATTGCTTACAACATACATCGAGGCTCTAAAGCGTCATGGTCAAAATGATGAAGCTGAAGAACTAAAACCACTTTTACAGGATTTAAAAAATAACTTTATTCAGCTGGTGCCTGTTAAAGAGCAGGCAGATCCATCTGTATCAACTGAATAA
- a CDS encoding glutamate-1-semialdehyde 2,1-aminomutase — translation MKFTKSEELQEEALQHIVGGVNSPSRSYKAVGGGSPVVMERAKGAYFWDVDGNKYIDYLAAYGPIITGHAHPHITKAIQKAAEDGVLYGTPTPHEVKFAKMLKEAMPAMDKVRFVNSGTEAVMTTIRVARAYTGRDKIIKFAGCYHGHSDLVLVAAGSGPSTLGTPDSAGVPKSIANEVITVPFNDIEPFKEALEKWGDEVAAVLVEPIVGNFGIVEPYPGFLEAINELAHDAGALVIYDEVITAFRFMYGGAQDMLGVTPDLTALGKIIGGGLPIGAYGGKKEIMEQVAPLGPAYQAGTMAGNPASILSGIACLEVLQEKGVYENLDKLGQILEEGIQKHAETYQIPITMNRLKGALTIYFTTEKVVNYEQAERTDGEMFAKFFKLMLHEGVNLAPSKYEAWFLTTAHTEEDIKDTLLAVERSFKQLRNV, via the coding sequence ATGAAATTCACTAAATCTGAAGAGCTTCAAGAAGAAGCGTTGCAGCATATTGTAGGCGGGGTTAATAGTCCTTCCCGTTCTTATAAAGCGGTCGGCGGCGGATCTCCAGTCGTGATGGAAAGAGCAAAAGGAGCTTATTTCTGGGATGTTGACGGCAATAAATACATTGATTACCTCGCAGCATACGGGCCAATCATTACCGGACATGCTCACCCGCACATTACAAAGGCCATTCAAAAAGCAGCAGAAGATGGCGTACTTTACGGAACTCCGACTCCCCATGAGGTGAAGTTCGCTAAAATGCTGAAAGAGGCAATGCCGGCAATGGACAAGGTACGTTTTGTCAACTCCGGAACAGAGGCCGTTATGACAACGATCCGTGTTGCAAGGGCGTATACTGGCCGGGATAAAATCATTAAATTTGCAGGATGCTACCACGGTCACTCAGATCTTGTGCTTGTTGCGGCGGGCTCCGGACCTTCGACTCTCGGCACACCCGATTCTGCTGGAGTTCCAAAAAGCATTGCAAATGAAGTGATCACGGTTCCTTTTAATGATATTGAACCTTTTAAAGAAGCACTTGAGAAATGGGGAGACGAGGTTGCAGCTGTTCTAGTTGAACCAATCGTAGGAAACTTCGGGATTGTTGAACCTTATCCAGGTTTTTTAGAAGCAATTAACGAGCTTGCTCATGATGCCGGAGCTCTTGTCATCTATGATGAAGTCATCACAGCATTCCGCTTTATGTACGGAGGAGCACAGGATATGCTTGGTGTCACACCTGACTTGACTGCCCTCGGGAAAATCATTGGCGGCGGTCTGCCAATTGGTGCATACGGCGGGAAAAAAGAGATCATGGAACAAGTTGCACCTCTTGGTCCTGCCTATCAAGCCGGGACAATGGCCGGCAACCCCGCTTCTATCTTATCAGGCATCGCCTGTCTTGAAGTGCTTCAGGAAAAAGGTGTATATGAAAACCTTGATAAACTTGGACAAATACTTGAAGAAGGCATTCAAAAACATGCAGAAACCTATCAAATTCCAATTACGATGAACCGATTGAAAGGTGCTTTGACCATCTACTTTACGACAGAGAAGGTTGTCAATTATGAACAGGCGGAAAGAACGGATGGCGAAATGTTCGCCAAGTTCTTTAAACTGATGCTTCATGAAGGGGTTAATCTTGCTCCTTCTAAGTACGAGGCATGGTTCCTTACAACAGCTCATACAGAAGAAGATATCAAGGATACATTGCTTGCAGTCGAGCGCTCGTTCAAGCAGTTGCGAAATGTATAA
- the modA gene encoding molybdate ABC transporter substrate-binding protein, whose product MLKKYLAFLISIVFLTSCASQQSGPEKKTVLVVSAAVSLKDSLNEIKKQFEEENPSIEVRYNFSSTGALKRQIEQGAPVDVFFSASKDLFEQLDKKGLLNESLQMDYLGNSLVLITNKENEALKMQDLALGDFGKLAIGTPETVPAGKYAKEALMHDDLWERNKDRIVYAKDVRQVLSYVETGNVQAGIVYKTDAETSEKVNQTPIEPASYESIIYPAGVLNEIEHEKEAEAFFHFLQKEQSINVFEQQGFKVLHKGDRDVE is encoded by the coding sequence GTGCTGAAAAAATACCTGGCTTTTCTTATTAGTATAGTTTTCTTAACATCATGCGCATCACAGCAGAGCGGTCCTGAAAAGAAAACCGTTTTGGTCGTTTCGGCTGCAGTAAGTTTAAAAGATTCATTGAATGAGATAAAAAAACAATTTGAGGAAGAGAATCCTTCTATTGAAGTTCGTTATAATTTCAGTTCGACCGGCGCTCTAAAGCGTCAAATAGAACAAGGGGCTCCAGTAGATGTCTTTTTTTCTGCTTCAAAAGATCTTTTTGAACAGCTGGATAAAAAAGGTTTACTAAACGAATCTCTTCAAATGGATTATTTGGGAAACAGTTTAGTGCTTATTACAAATAAAGAGAATGAAGCATTAAAAATGCAGGACCTCGCTTTAGGTGATTTTGGCAAGTTAGCAATAGGCACACCGGAAACAGTTCCTGCCGGCAAGTATGCTAAAGAAGCTCTTATGCATGATGATTTGTGGGAAAGAAACAAAGACCGAATTGTATATGCCAAAGATGTGCGGCAGGTCCTGTCCTATGTTGAAACAGGCAATGTTCAGGCGGGAATTGTTTACAAGACAGATGCCGAGACTTCAGAAAAAGTGAATCAGACCCCAATAGAACCGGCTTCATATGAGAGCATTATCTATCCAGCGGGTGTGCTGAATGAAATTGAACACGAAAAAGAAGCCGAAGCTTTTTTTCACTTTCTGCAGAAAGAACAATCGATAAACGTATTTGAGCAGCAGGGGTTTAAGGTGCTTCATAAAGGTGATCGAGATGTGGAGTGA
- the modB gene encoding molybdate ABC transporter permease subunit, protein MWSEFSQPIELSLQVAMVSSVLVIISGTFIGRIMARTSFKGKTVIETLLMLPLVLPPTVVGFLLIVIFGMNSPAGQLIERIAGFPVIFTWWAAVIAACVVSFPLMYQAAKLGFQMIDREIEDASRIDGADERQVFRHVSIPLAIPSLVTGAVLAFTRALGEFGASLMFAGNIPGQTQTAATAIYVAIDSGDMEMAWLWAGALVLLSFSLLLVVQLIRK, encoded by the coding sequence ATGTGGAGTGAATTCAGTCAGCCTATTGAGCTGTCACTTCAGGTTGCAATGGTATCGAGTGTATTAGTCATAATAAGCGGAACGTTCATTGGCAGGATCATGGCAAGAACCTCTTTTAAAGGGAAGACAGTGATTGAGACGCTCCTGATGCTGCCGCTTGTTCTTCCGCCTACAGTTGTTGGTTTTCTTCTGATCGTCATTTTCGGCATGAATAGTCCGGCTGGTCAACTTATTGAACGCATTGCAGGCTTTCCAGTCATTTTCACTTGGTGGGCAGCCGTTATAGCCGCATGCGTTGTTTCTTTTCCGCTGATGTATCAGGCCGCCAAGCTTGGATTTCAAATGATTGACCGTGAAATCGAGGATGCTTCGAGGATAGATGGAGCGGATGAACGTCAGGTTTTCAGGCATGTTTCGATCCCGCTCGCGATCCCGTCACTCGTCACGGGGGCGGTTCTTGCGTTTACAAGAGCTCTCGGTGAGTTCGGGGCAAGCCTGATGTTTGCCGGGAATATTCCGGGGCAGACGCAGACAGCTGCAACTGCTATATATGTAGCGATCGATTCAGGGGATATGGAGATGGCGTGGCTTTGGGCTGGAGCGCTTGTCTTGCTTTCTTTCAGTCTTTTGCTCGTTGTCCAGCTTATAAGAAAATAG
- a CDS encoding potassium channel family protein: MGGLFAIAVSLCLLMSFTIFIRTFKERNFLSIDTLLIVIFLYISILIGFSMIFLILDTSGFEVLVDNGVIMEGTYLERLHTCLYFSAVTLFSLGYGDVIPIGFGRLLAVLEALIGYVLPAVFVARTVWGLEKGS; the protein is encoded by the coding sequence ATGGGAGGGTTATTTGCTATAGCTGTATCGCTGTGTTTGCTGATGAGCTTTACCATCTTCATCCGCACATTTAAGGAACGAAATTTTCTATCTATAGATACATTGTTAATTGTCATCTTCTTATATATTTCAATTTTGATTGGCTTTAGTATGATTTTCTTAATTTTGGACACAAGCGGGTTTGAGGTGCTTGTTGATAATGGGGTTATTATGGAAGGAACCTATCTTGAGCGTTTGCATACTTGCCTGTATTTCAGCGCCGTTACTCTTTTTTCATTAGGATATGGAGATGTCATTCCGATTGGGTTTGGCAGACTGCTTGCCGTTCTCGAAGCGCTTATAGGATATGTTCTGCCTGCTGTTTTTGTTGCAAGAACGGTGTGGGGACTGGAAAAAGGGTCATAA
- the bcp gene encoding thioredoxin-dependent thiol peroxidase, translated as MTTQIGQTAPDFELTADNGEKVKLSDFKGKHVILYFYPKDMTPGCTTQACDFRDQHKSFEELDAVILGVSTDAQSKHEKFKAKYDLPFLLLVDEDHEAAEKYGVWKLKKNFGKEYMGIERSTFLINKDGELVKEWRKVKVKGHVEEALQYMKENLS; from the coding sequence ATGACAACTCAAATCGGACAAACTGCACCAGATTTTGAACTGACAGCTGATAACGGGGAAAAAGTGAAGCTTTCAGATTTTAAAGGAAAGCATGTCATTCTTTATTTTTACCCAAAAGATATGACCCCGGGCTGCACAACGCAGGCATGTGACTTCAGAGATCAGCACAAAAGCTTTGAGGAGCTTGATGCTGTCATCCTTGGAGTCAGTACAGATGCACAGAGCAAGCATGAAAAATTCAAAGCCAAATACGATCTTCCATTTCTTTTATTAGTTGACGAAGATCACGAAGCTGCTGAAAAATACGGAGTATGGAAGCTGAAGAAAAACTTTGGAAAAGAATATATGGGGATTGAACGTTCAACTTTCCTTATCAATAAGGACGGCGAGCTTGTCAAAGAGTGGCGGAAAGTTAAAGTGAAAGGCCATGTTGAAGAAGCCCTTCAATATATGAAAGAAAATTTGTCATAA